In Bacillus cytotoxicus NVH 391-98, the following are encoded in one genomic region:
- the menD gene encoding 2-succinyl-5-enolpyruvyl-6-hydroxy-3-cyclohexene-1-carboxylic-acid synthase, whose translation MNNHIEALSYYLGAFVDELARLNVCDVVISPGSRSTPLALLMEQHEQIKTYLHVDERSAAFFALGMAKAKKQPVAILCTSGTAAANYYPAVCEAYHARVPLLVLTADRPHELRDVGAPQAMNQFNLYGSFVKQFMEMALPEAREPMYQYVRMAAGRAVASASFAPMGPVHMNFPLREPLIPDFSLDGLWEQGCGEYTNRVQQGSMTLTSEYIRSLIKRLSRLEKGLIVCGDDSHLELVEVIAEFAEKTGYPVLADPLSNLRTGSHNQTMIIDCYDTFLRNELLKDTWKPDIIIRFGGMPVSKALTQYIKKQESAVHIIVDESGKWRDPALMTTEVVSASDVAFCKAMTEHMQKREQNDWFKKWKHINDKTKETLREVEAYDTAFEGKVITDIVRILPEGATLFVSNSMPIRDADTFLFTNEKKIHVMANRGVNGIDGIISTALGASTVCEPLVLVIGDLSFYHDLNGLLAAKLHDLNITIVVVNNDGGGIFSFLPQYESKEHFESLFGTPLGLDYEHVVKMYGGSFVRVSGWEAFREEVQKGIIERGLHVVEICTNREENVQLHRKLWAKSVIEIKDMLQGDTE comes from the coding sequence ATGAATAATCATATAGAAGCATTATCATATTATTTAGGCGCGTTTGTTGACGAACTAGCGCGTCTAAATGTATGTGATGTTGTCATTAGTCCAGGCTCGCGATCAACACCGCTAGCCTTATTAATGGAGCAGCATGAACAAATAAAAACATATTTACACGTAGATGAACGATCCGCGGCCTTTTTCGCGCTCGGTATGGCGAAAGCGAAAAAACAGCCTGTGGCGATATTATGTACGTCGGGAACAGCCGCAGCAAATTATTATCCAGCTGTTTGTGAAGCGTATCATGCAAGAGTACCCCTACTCGTTTTAACTGCAGATAGACCGCATGAATTGAGAGATGTAGGAGCACCGCAGGCAATGAATCAATTCAATTTATACGGCTCATTTGTGAAACAATTTATGGAAATGGCACTTCCAGAAGCGAGAGAGCCAATGTATCAATATGTTCGCATGGCAGCTGGACGTGCTGTGGCAAGTGCATCTTTTGCACCAATGGGACCTGTCCATATGAACTTCCCACTTCGCGAACCACTTATTCCAGACTTTTCGTTAGATGGATTGTGGGAACAAGGGTGCGGAGAATATACGAATAGGGTTCAACAAGGAAGCATGACGCTAACGAGTGAATATATCCGTTCTCTTATAAAGCGCCTTTCACGTCTAGAAAAGGGGCTTATTGTTTGTGGAGACGATAGTCACCTAGAGCTTGTAGAAGTGATTGCGGAGTTTGCGGAGAAAACAGGATACCCAGTTTTAGCGGACCCACTTTCAAATCTTCGGACTGGAAGCCATAATCAAACAATGATTATCGATTGCTATGATACCTTTTTGCGAAATGAATTATTAAAAGATACGTGGAAGCCAGATATCATCATCCGTTTTGGTGGTATGCCTGTATCAAAAGCATTAACGCAATATATAAAAAAACAAGAGAGTGCTGTTCATATCATTGTAGATGAATCTGGAAAGTGGCGAGACCCAGCTTTAATGACAACAGAAGTTGTTTCTGCAAGCGATGTGGCATTTTGCAAAGCGATGACAGAACATATGCAAAAACGAGAACAGAATGACTGGTTCAAAAAATGGAAACATATAAACGATAAAACAAAGGAAACACTTCGTGAAGTTGAAGCATATGATACTGCTTTTGAAGGAAAAGTGATTACAGATATTGTTCGTATATTACCAGAAGGTGCGACATTATTTGTAAGTAACAGTATGCCAATTCGTGATGCAGATACATTTTTATTTACAAACGAGAAAAAAATACATGTGATGGCCAATCGTGGTGTGAATGGTATTGATGGAATTATTTCCACTGCATTAGGAGCAAGCACTGTTTGTGAACCACTTGTATTAGTAATTGGTGATTTATCATTTTATCATGATTTAAATGGTCTTTTAGCAGCGAAATTACATGATTTAAATATAACTATTGTTGTTGTGAATAATGATGGTGGAGGTATTTTTTCATTCTTACCACAATATGAGTCAAAAGAGCATTTTGAATCGCTATTTGGAACACCGCTTGGTCTTGATTATGAGCATGTTGTAAAGATGTACGGTGGTTCATTTGTTCGCGTAAGTGGCTGGGAAGCATTTCGTGAGGAAGTACAAAAAGGAATAATAGAAAGAGGATTACATGTTGTGGAAATTTGTACGAATCGAGAAGAAAATGTACAGTTGCATCGTAAATTGTGGGCAAAATCCGTAATAGAAATCAAAGACATGTTGCAAGGTGACACGGAATGA
- a CDS encoding glycogen/starch/alpha-glucan phosphorylase encodes MFTHVESFKAAFLEKLETMYGKSFKESTSRDQYNTLGHMVREYMNQQWIATNEKYRTANQKQVYYLSIEFLLGRLLGSNMLNLGIRNICEQGLKELGISLKELEESEADAGLGNGGLGRLAACFLDSLASLNLPGHGCGIRYKHGLFDQKIVDGYQVELPEQWLLHENVWEVRRYDQAVEVSYFGHVEPIKQNGRLEFRHTGAEVIMAVPYDVPVVGYETDTVNTLRLWNAEPVPFPQHCKDVLKYKRDTEVVSEFLYPDDTHDEGKILRLKQQYFLVSASLQNIIRMHRERNGTLQNLHEKIAIHINDTHPVLAIPELMRILLDEEKLSWEEAWYITTHTISYTNHTTLSEALEKWPVHIFKPLLPRIYMIIEEINERFCHELWERYPYEWKRIEDMAIIAHDLVKMAHLAIVGSYSINGVAKIHTEILKRREMRLFYEFYPEKFNNKTNGITHRRWLMKANPELTTLISEVIGTGWKKEPIRLEALQSFKNNTVFQEKLHAVKQKRKNILAERIQNKMGILIDPHSIFDVQVKRLHAYKRQLLNVLHILYLYNRLKEDSSFSFYPRTFIFGAKASPGYYYAKKIIKLINELARKVNDDPYVSQYMKVIFLENYRVSLAEDIFPAADVSEQISTASKEASGTGNMKFMMNGAITIGTLDGANIEIRDRVGDEACFIFGLTAEEVLHYYQNGGYRANDYYHHNRHIKKVVNQLTNGFFAKAGAEFEVIYDSLIIQNDEYFVLRDFSPYAERQEEVGKAYENRRKWLEMSIMNIAQSGHFASDRTILQYSKEIWGIGDQVKQS; translated from the coding sequence ATGTTTACTCATGTGGAAAGCTTTAAGGCAGCGTTTTTAGAAAAACTAGAAACGATGTACGGAAAAAGTTTCAAGGAGTCTACAAGTCGAGATCAATATAATACACTTGGTCACATGGTACGTGAGTATATGAATCAGCAATGGATTGCGACGAATGAAAAATATCGAACAGCAAATCAAAAGCAAGTGTACTATTTGTCCATTGAATTTCTTCTTGGACGCTTACTTGGAAGTAATATGCTTAATCTAGGTATCCGTAATATATGTGAACAAGGACTTAAGGAACTTGGTATTTCATTAAAGGAGTTAGAGGAAAGCGAAGCAGATGCAGGGTTAGGAAATGGAGGATTAGGACGCCTTGCCGCTTGTTTTCTTGATTCATTAGCATCGTTAAATCTTCCAGGACATGGATGTGGCATCAGGTATAAGCATGGTTTATTTGACCAAAAAATTGTTGATGGTTATCAAGTGGAATTACCAGAACAATGGCTTCTTCATGAGAATGTGTGGGAAGTGAGAAGGTATGATCAAGCGGTAGAAGTGAGTTATTTTGGACATGTAGAGCCGATAAAACAAAATGGTCGTCTCGAGTTTCGACATACAGGTGCTGAAGTGATTATGGCTGTTCCTTACGATGTTCCAGTCGTAGGGTATGAAACGGATACAGTAAATACACTGCGGCTTTGGAATGCAGAGCCAGTTCCGTTTCCACAACATTGTAAAGATGTTTTAAAGTATAAGCGTGATACTGAGGTTGTCTCAGAATTTTTATATCCCGATGATACTCATGATGAGGGAAAAATATTACGGTTGAAACAGCAATATTTTTTAGTATCAGCAAGCTTACAAAACATTATTCGTATGCATAGGGAACGCAATGGAACGCTCCAGAATTTGCATGAAAAAATTGCAATTCATATTAATGATACGCATCCCGTTTTAGCAATTCCAGAGCTTATGCGTATATTGTTAGATGAGGAGAAGCTTTCTTGGGAAGAGGCCTGGTATATTACAACACATACTATTTCTTATACAAATCATACTACATTATCAGAGGCGCTTGAGAAATGGCCCGTTCATATTTTTAAGCCACTATTACCACGGATTTATATGATTATTGAAGAAATTAATGAGCGTTTTTGTCACGAGCTTTGGGAGCGATATCCATATGAATGGAAGCGGATTGAAGATATGGCGATTATTGCGCATGATCTTGTCAAGATGGCTCATTTGGCGATTGTTGGAAGTTATAGTATAAACGGTGTAGCTAAAATTCATACGGAAATTTTAAAACGGCGTGAAATGCGTTTGTTTTATGAATTTTATCCAGAGAAGTTTAATAATAAGACAAATGGGATTACACATCGGCGCTGGCTTATGAAAGCAAATCCAGAGCTGACTACCCTTATTTCAGAAGTGATTGGAACAGGATGGAAAAAAGAACCGATTCGGTTAGAAGCATTACAAAGCTTTAAAAATAATACTGTTTTTCAAGAAAAATTACATGCGGTTAAGCAGAAGCGTAAAAATATTTTGGCAGAACGTATTCAAAATAAAATGGGGATTCTTATTGATCCACATTCTATTTTTGATGTGCAAGTGAAACGATTACACGCATATAAAAGGCAGCTTTTAAACGTATTACATATTTTATATCTATATAATCGTTTAAAGGAAGATTCTAGTTTTTCATTTTATCCGCGCACATTTATATTTGGAGCAAAAGCATCACCAGGTTATTACTATGCAAAAAAGATTATTAAATTAATAAATGAACTTGCTAGAAAAGTAAATGATGACCCTTATGTTAGTCAATATATGAAAGTTATTTTTCTAGAAAACTATCGGGTTTCCTTAGCAGAAGACATATTTCCAGCAGCAGATGTAAGTGAACAAATTTCTACGGCGAGTAAAGAAGCATCAGGAACAGGAAATATGAAGTTTATGATGAATGGTGCGATTACAATCGGAACATTAGATGGTGCCAACATTGAGATAAGAGATCGTGTTGGTGATGAGGCGTGCTTTATTTTTGGGTTAACAGCAGAAGAGGTACTTCATTATTACCAAAATGGTGGATATCGTGCGAACGATTATTATCATCATAACAGGCATATTAAAAAGGTAGTTAATCAGTTAACAAATGGCTTCTTTGCAAAAGCTGGAGCAGAGTTCGAAGTGATTTACGACTCTCTTATCATCCAAAATGATGAATATTTTGTTCTTCGTGATTTTAGCCCGTATGCTGAAAGACAAGAAGAGGTTGGAAAAGCGTATGAAAATAGAAGAAAATGGCTTGAAATGTCGATTATGAATATTGCACAATCAGGACATTTTGCAAGTGATCGTACCATTTTACAGTATAGTAAAGAGATTTGGGGAATAGGAGATCAAGTAAAACAATCATAA
- a CDS encoding yteA family sporulation protein has translation MLTPQQINHFRAILEKQKQELEQTLQNHENEDRASERESVGELSAYDNHPGDMATELYEREKDFGLIEFWNKQLQDTKHALEKIEAGTYGICEVSGEPIPLERLEAMPTATACIEHTTNQFNTRTRPVEEEILKPSFSRHDKDRSVQYDAEDAWQDVANYGTSETPADLERRDSKNYNEMYINGEEHVGYVEDFENFIGTDIHGKNPQIFATEEHEEYEQMLDDFEERTFKGELSINESHFKE, from the coding sequence ATGTTAACTCCACAACAAATCAATCATTTTAGAGCCATATTAGAAAAGCAAAAACAAGAATTAGAACAAACGTTGCAAAATCATGAAAATGAAGATCGTGCTTCTGAGCGGGAATCAGTTGGCGAACTATCCGCTTATGATAATCATCCAGGGGATATGGCAACAGAATTGTATGAACGTGAAAAAGATTTTGGGCTCATTGAATTTTGGAACAAACAGCTCCAAGATACAAAGCATGCTTTAGAAAAAATCGAAGCAGGCACATATGGTATTTGCGAAGTTTCGGGCGAACCTATTCCGCTTGAAAGGCTAGAAGCAATGCCTACTGCCACAGCATGCATCGAGCACACAACAAATCAATTCAATACAAGAACACGGCCAGTTGAAGAAGAAATTCTAAAACCGTCATTTAGTAGACACGACAAAGATCGTTCTGTCCAATACGACGCGGAAGATGCTTGGCAAGATGTCGCCAATTATGGAACATCCGAAACACCTGCTGATTTAGAAAGGCGAGATTCCAAAAACTATAATGAAATGTATATCAATGGTGAAGAACACGTCGGATATGTTGAGGATTTCGAAAATTTCATCGGAACAGATATACATGGGAAAAACCCACAAATTTTTGCGACAGAAGAACATGAAGAATATGAACAGATGCTGGATGATTTTGAAGAGCGTACTTTTAAAGGGGAATTATCTATTAATGAATCGCACTTTAAAGAATAA
- a CDS encoding isochorismate synthase — protein MIQTKQKDLQEVLTTAIEKSTNEQTLVSFVKQIDWIDPLLFYAAGKRIASEHRCYFADPAERVIFAGIGSVFNIVNSSNARFQDARQQWNRVQEKAVIQREAYEFGTGPLLFGGFSFDPEKEQTELWKEFKDTTFSLPAFLLTVKNEKAWLTINTFVSAKDSADKKYEEISSLEERILQESEYPLEESRLTVTSKVEVDPQGWMHAIEKVQEEMRKGNIQKVVLARELKLEIDQQIDSARVLEALRIGQPDCYVFSFDYKGACFLGATPERLIRKEGNKFTSMCLAGSIGQGNSIEESQKNGEMLLHDEKNLVEHGYVVNMIRSVLQEHCEFVNIPESPGLLTTKNLIHLYTPVEAEGDASLLTLVEELHPTPALGGTPRHVAMKLIRDVELLDRGLYGAPIGWMDEQGNGEFAVALRCGLLNGEKASLFAGCGIVMDSVPQLEYEETSLKFRPMLGALEELMK, from the coding sequence GTGATTCAAACGAAACAAAAAGACTTGCAAGAAGTACTCACTACAGCGATTGAAAAGAGTACAAATGAACAGACATTGGTTAGTTTTGTAAAACAAATAGATTGGATAGATCCGTTGCTGTTTTATGCGGCAGGAAAAAGGATTGCATCCGAGCATAGATGTTATTTTGCAGATCCAGCAGAGCGCGTTATATTTGCGGGGATTGGTTCTGTTTTCAACATAGTAAACTCTTCAAATGCACGCTTTCAAGATGCTCGTCAGCAGTGGAACAGAGTACAAGAGAAGGCGGTTATTCAAAGAGAAGCGTATGAATTTGGGACAGGTCCGCTTTTATTTGGCGGTTTTTCATTTGATCCAGAAAAGGAACAAACGGAGCTTTGGAAGGAATTTAAAGATACAACATTTTCATTGCCAGCCTTTTTATTAACAGTAAAAAACGAAAAAGCATGGCTTACGATAAATACTTTTGTTTCGGCTAAAGATTCTGCGGATAAGAAATATGAAGAAATTTCTTCTTTAGAGGAAAGAATTTTACAAGAAAGTGAATATCCGCTTGAAGAATCGCGATTAACGGTTACTTCTAAAGTGGAAGTAGACCCGCAAGGATGGATGCATGCAATTGAAAAAGTACAAGAGGAAATGAGAAAGGGAAACATACAGAAAGTGGTATTAGCGCGAGAACTTAAATTAGAAATAGACCAACAAATTGATTCTGCTCGCGTGCTAGAAGCACTTCGTATTGGACAGCCGGATTGCTATGTATTTTCTTTTGATTATAAAGGAGCGTGCTTCTTAGGAGCGACACCGGAACGATTAATCCGTAAAGAAGGGAATAAGTTCACTTCTATGTGCCTTGCTGGATCAATTGGGCAGGGGAATTCTATAGAAGAGAGTCAAAAAAATGGCGAAATGCTCCTTCATGATGAAAAGAATTTAGTAGAGCATGGTTATGTAGTAAATATGATCCGTAGTGTATTACAGGAACATTGCGAATTTGTTAATATTCCAGAGAGTCCAGGATTATTAACAACGAAAAATTTAATTCATTTATATACACCTGTTGAAGCGGAGGGGGATGCTTCCCTTTTAACATTGGTAGAAGAATTGCATCCAACGCCAGCTCTTGGTGGCACACCTCGTCACGTAGCGATGAAATTAATTCGTGATGTTGAATTATTAGATAGAGGATTGTACGGGGCACCAATCGGTTGGATGGATGAGCAAGGGAACGGAGAATTTGCAGTGGCATTGCGCTGTGGATTATTAAATGGTGAAAAGGCATCCTTATTTGCGGGCTGTGGCATTGTAATGGATTCTGTCCCACAGCTTGAATATGAAGAGACAAGTTTGAAGTTTAGACCGATGCTTGGTGCTTTGGAGGAATTGATGAAATGA
- the menB gene encoding 1,4-dihydroxy-2-naphthoyl-CoA synthase has translation MAIEWIKEGNYEDIIYSTYNGIAKISINRPEVHNAFRPETVMELIDAFAHARDDENIGVIILTGEGGRAFCSGGDQKVRGHGGYVGGDKIPRLNVLDLQRLIRAIPKPVIAMVAGYAIGGGHVLHIVCDLTIAADNAVFGQTGPKVGSFDGGYGAGYLARMVGHKKAREIWYLCRQYNAQEALDMGLINTVVPLDQLEEETVKWAEEILEKSPMALRFLKAAFNADTDGLAGIQQLAGDATLLYYTTDEAKEGRDAFKEKRRPDFGQFPRFP, from the coding sequence ATGGCTATCGAATGGATAAAAGAAGGCAATTACGAAGATATTATTTATTCCACATACAATGGTATCGCAAAGATTTCGATTAATCGCCCTGAAGTACATAACGCATTCCGTCCTGAAACGGTAATGGAGTTAATCGATGCTTTTGCACATGCGCGTGATGATGAAAATATCGGCGTTATCATTTTAACTGGTGAAGGTGGACGTGCATTCTGTTCTGGCGGCGACCAAAAAGTTCGCGGTCATGGTGGATATGTAGGAGGAGACAAAATTCCTCGATTAAACGTATTAGACTTACAACGTTTAATCCGTGCAATTCCGAAACCAGTTATCGCAATGGTAGCAGGTTATGCAATTGGTGGTGGACACGTACTTCATATTGTATGTGATTTAACAATTGCGGCAGACAACGCAGTATTTGGACAAACTGGTCCGAAAGTAGGAAGCTTTGATGGTGGATACGGTGCTGGTTATTTAGCTCGCATGGTAGGTCATAAGAAAGCTCGTGAAATTTGGTATTTATGTCGCCAATATAACGCACAAGAAGCGCTTGATATGGGCTTAATTAATACAGTTGTACCACTAGATCAATTAGAAGAAGAAACAGTAAAATGGGCAGAAGAAATTTTAGAAAAGAGCCCAATGGCATTACGTTTCTTAAAAGCTGCATTCAACGCAGACACGGACGGCCTAGCTGGTATTCAACAACTAGCGGGAGACGCAACGTTATTGTATTACACAACTGACGAAGCAAAAGAAGGTCGTGACGCGTTCAAAGAAAAACGCCGTCCAGACTTCGGACAATTCCCTCGTTTCCCTTGA
- the cspD gene encoding cold-shock protein CspD has translation MQTGKVKWFNSEKGFGFIEVEGGDDVFVHFSAIQSEGFKTLEEGQEVSFEIVEGNRGPQAANVTKN, from the coding sequence ATGCAAACTGGTAAAGTTAAATGGTTTAACAGCGAAAAAGGTTTCGGTTTTATCGAAGTTGAAGGTGGAGACGATGTATTCGTTCACTTCTCAGCGATCCAAAGCGAAGGCTTCAAAACTTTAGAAGAAGGTCAAGAAGTATCTTTCGAAATCGTTGAAGGTAACCGTGGACCACAAGCTGCTAACGTTACAAAAAACTAA
- a CDS encoding 1,4-dihydroxy-2-naphthoate polyprenyltransferase gives MEMKVETNSSPMAPKPKKQTGWRIWWSLLRPHTLTAAFVPVFIGTAYAMQVGGINQIHLPLFFIMLLACLLIQAATNMFNEYFDYKRGLDHEGSVGIGGAIVRDGIKPKTVLNLAFGFFGISILLGVYICMNSSWWLAAIGLICMAVAYLYTGGPLPIAYTPFGELTAGLFMGVIIIGISFFIQTGTVTSEVVLLSIPNAILIGAILLSNNIRDLDGDKENGRNTLAIIVGREKAIGVLASMFIVSYIWTVALIIVGIVSPWMLIVFLSVPKAFKATKGFIGKSIPMEMVPAMVATAKTNTIFGFLMGIGLLLGYFL, from the coding sequence ATGGAAATGAAAGTCGAAACGAATTCCTCTCCTATGGCGCCAAAACCGAAGAAACAGACAGGTTGGCGCATTTGGTGGAGTTTATTGCGTCCTCATACATTAACTGCTGCGTTTGTTCCTGTTTTTATTGGAACAGCTTATGCAATGCAAGTCGGCGGTATAAATCAAATACACCTTCCTCTTTTCTTTATCATGCTTCTTGCTTGTCTTCTCATTCAAGCAGCAACAAACATGTTTAATGAATACTTTGATTACAAAAGAGGATTGGATCATGAAGGTTCAGTTGGGATTGGCGGAGCGATTGTCCGCGACGGTATTAAACCAAAAACTGTATTGAACTTAGCCTTTGGATTTTTTGGTATTTCCATTCTATTAGGCGTTTACATTTGCATGAATTCTAGCTGGTGGCTTGCAGCAATCGGCCTTATTTGTATGGCTGTTGCCTACCTTTATACAGGTGGTCCACTTCCAATTGCGTACACACCATTTGGGGAATTAACAGCTGGATTATTTATGGGCGTTATTATTATTGGAATTTCATTCTTTATTCAAACTGGAACTGTAACATCAGAAGTTGTTCTCTTATCTATCCCAAATGCAATATTAATTGGTGCTATTTTACTTTCAAACAATATTCGCGATTTAGATGGAGATAAAGAAAACGGTCGTAACACATTAGCAATTATCGTGGGACGTGAAAAAGCAATTGGTGTTCTTGCTTCGATGTTTATCGTTTCTTACATTTGGACAGTTGCACTTATCATCGTTGGAATCGTATCTCCATGGATGCTCATTGTATTCTTAAGTGTCCCGAAAGCATTTAAAGCAACAAAAGGCTTTATTGGAAAGAGCATTCCAATGGAAATGGTACCGGCAATGGTAGCAACAGCGAAAACAAATACAATTTTCGGTTTCTTAATGGGAATTGGATTGCTACTTGGATATTTCTTATAA
- a CDS encoding lipase family protein yields MRAPLSFDKDTAILLASCCELAYEQYKYNGIFKIPDGFQYVQGIQAKALQTTEWFGFIIESEDTIIVAFRGTQTETDWITDSLVHQKPYPYALNSGNVHHGFLSTYESCRDTIMDMLVSLPAHKKLLATGHSLGAALATLHILDARMNTAFSQYGLYSFASPKVGDIAFRNYYKLQVASSFRFVNLFDVVPLLPPRKVHFNEQDWEYTHVHHNMTFTKNTKSITHNHSITTYKTCLTSHF; encoded by the coding sequence ATGCGAGCTCCTTTATCCTTCGACAAAGATACTGCTATATTGTTAGCCTCTTGCTGTGAGCTAGCATATGAGCAATATAAATATAATGGCATTTTCAAAATACCTGACGGGTTTCAATATGTACAAGGCATTCAAGCGAAAGCGCTTCAAACGACAGAATGGTTCGGCTTCATAATAGAATCTGAGGATACGATTATCGTGGCATTCCGAGGGACACAAACAGAAACAGATTGGATTACAGACTCACTTGTCCATCAAAAACCATATCCCTATGCACTAAATAGTGGAAATGTTCATCATGGTTTCTTGTCTACTTATGAATCTTGCCGCGATACTATTATGGATATGCTTGTTTCCTTACCGGCACATAAAAAACTTCTCGCTACAGGGCATAGTCTAGGAGCAGCACTTGCTACACTACACATATTAGATGCGCGCATGAACACCGCTTTTTCCCAGTATGGTCTCTATAGCTTTGCCTCACCAAAAGTTGGTGATATAGCTTTTCGCAACTACTATAAATTACAAGTGGCTAGCAGCTTTCGATTCGTAAATTTATTTGATGTAGTCCCTCTTCTTCCCCCACGAAAAGTACATTTTAATGAACAAGATTGGGAATATACACATGTTCATCACAATATGACATTTACTAAAAATACAAAATCTATTACACATAACCACTCTATCACGACATACAAAACTTGTCTGACTTCTCATTTCTAA
- the menH gene encoding 2-succinyl-6-hydroxy-2,4-cyclohexadiene-1-carboxylate synthase: protein MKVTLEGVAYEYEVAGSGEALLLLHGFTGSMETWRSFLPLWSKQFQVITVDIVGHGKTESPESLVHYDIQNVAVQMTKLLDHLQIEKAHILGYSMGGRLAITMSCLYPERVKSLILENCTAGLETEADRKARRMKDEQLAERIELEGIEVFVNHWENIPLFATQKTLPQAIKQAVRKERLANHPRGLANSLRGMGTGAQPSWWNELAGLKMPVLLLSGEYDKKFFLILKNMQKRIRNAKFVKIDKAGHAIHVEQPQKFGTIVEGFLKTIR, encoded by the coding sequence ATGAAAGTAACACTAGAAGGTGTGGCGTATGAATATGAAGTGGCTGGAAGTGGGGAGGCATTATTGCTCCTTCATGGTTTTACAGGAAGCATGGAAACATGGCGGTCATTTCTTCCTTTATGGAGCAAACAGTTTCAAGTGATCACTGTTGATATTGTAGGACATGGGAAAACGGAAAGCCCTGAAAGCCTAGTTCATTATGATATTCAAAATGTGGCGGTGCAGATGACAAAGTTGCTCGATCACTTGCAAATTGAAAAGGCGCATATACTTGGATATTCAATGGGCGGAAGACTTGCCATTACAATGTCGTGTTTGTATCCGGAGCGCGTAAAATCACTTATATTAGAAAACTGTACAGCTGGGCTCGAAACAGAGGCGGACAGAAAAGCACGCCGCATGAAGGATGAACAATTGGCAGAGCGAATTGAATTAGAAGGAATCGAAGTCTTCGTAAATCATTGGGAAAACATACCTTTATTTGCAACGCAAAAAACATTGCCACAAGCCATAAAGCAGGCAGTAAGAAAAGAGCGGCTCGCAAATCATCCGAGGGGACTTGCAAATAGTTTAAGAGGTATGGGGACAGGCGCTCAGCCTTCTTGGTGGAATGAGCTGGCAGGACTGAAGATGCCTGTTCTGTTACTAAGTGGAGAGTATGACAAAAAGTTTTTTTTAATCTTAAAAAATATGCAAAAACGCATCCGAAACGCGAAATTTGTCAAAATTGATAAAGCAGGCCATGCAATTCATGTGGAACAACCGCAAAAGTTTGGTACAATAGTAGAGGGATTTTTAAAAACCATACGGTGA